A portion of the Nomia melanderi isolate GNS246 chromosome 2, iyNomMela1, whole genome shotgun sequence genome contains these proteins:
- the LOC116429928 gene encoding facilitated trehalose transporter Tret1 yields the protein MEDTGMINGTPVRQESRKLWQYLASISACMLVVGIGTALAWTSPVLPQLYLKDSFMVLSREEGSWVGSLLPLGAIVGALPAGAMADKLGRKKSLLLLAVPFLISWTMILLARIVCLLYDGRFIVGIAVGAGCVLVPTYVSEISEVSTRGTLGAMFQLFLTVGIFLAFVLGSALCYTLFAGFCALVIITFLATFYWMPESPVWLVGKGRKREAKEALSKLRGDAYDPTQELNEMQTEADESAGRKASLRDMLKSPVHRKAMLASFAMMVFQQASGINAVIFFTVEIFQAAGSSMKPELSSILVAFVQLVMSGVAALIVDRAGRKPLLMISTGVMSVSLILLGYYFKVRHYGGDTGSIGWLPLVSLVVFMVFFSIGLGPIPWMLMGELFSAETKAVASSLAVTLNWFMVFVVTKLFQPLSDMLGSHVTFWIFAAIMAGATAFTYFLVPETKGKTYPEIQAMLLGNGRKTKTLA from the exons catGTATGCTAGTGGTCGGAATCGGTACAGCATTAGCATGGACTTCGCCGGTGCTTCCACAGCTCTATTTGAAGGATTCGTTCATGGTGCTGTCGCGAGAAGAAGGATCTTGGGTCGGTTCTCTGCTGCCGTTGGGCGCCATTGTTGGCGCCTTACCGGCCGGCGCGATGGCGGACAAGCTGGGCCGGAAAAAGTCGCTTCTCCTGCTGGCGGTGCCGTTCCTGATCTCCTGGACGATGATTCTGCTCGCCAGAATAGTCTGCCTGTTGTACGACGGAAGATTTATCGTCGGAATCGCCGTTGGAGCTGGCTGCGTTCTTGTACCGACCTATGTCTCCGAAATATCCGAAGTCTCCACTAGAGGAACTCTCGGCGCCATGTTTCAGCTATTCCTCACCGTTGGGATATTTCTTGCTTTCGTTCTAGGAAGCGCTCTCTGCTACACATTGTTCGCTGGCTTCTGCGCGTTGGTCATCATCACTTTCCTTGCCACTTTCTATTGGATGCCTGAATCTCCCGTGTGGCTGGTG GGCAAGGGGAGGAAACGGGAGGCCAAGGAAGCGCTGTCCAAGCTCAGGGGCGATGCTTACGATCCCACTCAGGAGCTGAACGAAATGCAAACGGAGGCAGACGAAAGCGCCGGCAGGAAAGCGAGTTTGCGCGACATGCTGAAATCTCCGGTTCACAGGAAGGCTATGCTAGCTTCCTTCGCCATGATGGTTTTCCAGCAAGCGTCCGGCATAAACGCGGTGATCTTCTTCACCGTGGAGATCTTCCAGGCGGCTGGCAGCTCGATGAAGCCGGAACTCTCGTCCATTCTTGTCGCGTTTGTACAG TTGGTAATGTCAGGTGTCGCGGCGTTGATTGTGGATCGAGCCGGAAGGAAGCCGCTGCTCATGATTTCCACCGGTGTTATGTCAGTCAGCCTGATCCTTCTGGGATACTACTTCAAGGTGAGGCACTATGGAGGTGACACCGGTTCGATCGGATGGCTGCCGTTGGTTTCCTTGGTCGTTTTCATGGTCTTCTTCTCCATAGG CCTTGGTCCGATACCATGGATGTTGATGGGCGAGCTGTTCTCAGCCGAGACGAAAGCAGTCGCTTCCAGTTTGGCAGTCACACTGAATTGGTTCATGGTGTTCGTGGTGACCAAACTGTTCCAGCCGTTGTCCGACATGTTGGGCAGCCACGTGACGTTCTGGATCTTCGCCGCCATCATGGCGGGCGCCACTGCGTTCACGTATTTCCTGGTCCCGGAGACCAAGGGCAAAACCTACCCAGAAATCCAGGCTATGTTGCTGGGCAATGGTCGAAAAACGAAAACCCTCGCTTGA